One Dietzia sp. JS16-p6b genomic window carries:
- a CDS encoding 2-dehydropantoate 2-reductase has product MVGSDTPLRITVVGAGVVGCYLGGRLARHADVTLVGRPHVLDPIRASGLTVESGKGVDDRIHVPSEALTLAETPESVRRSDVVLVCTKAGSSAAATAEFVPFLRPGTLVVGLQNGLHSADSIRDGVGSNPVIAGVIPFNVARTGPATYRRTSTGEIRIAEHPLAAPLLRVMEEAELQVRATDDIQAVLHGKVLLNLNNAVQALSGLPLRDELVDRDLRRCVALCQREAIRVFTAAGVVPRVPIAVPAGMLPFVMRLPTPVFRTLARTIMRVDADGTSSMNDDLVRGRPTEIDILQGEVVRMGRRLGVATPACAHMVELVHEAERAGPDRLRWTGAALLAELQRARRRARRLARMQFR; this is encoded by the coding sequence ATGGTCGGCTCCGACACCCCCTTGCGCATCACCGTCGTCGGTGCCGGCGTCGTCGGGTGTTACCTGGGCGGCAGACTCGCGCGCCACGCGGACGTGACCCTGGTCGGGCGTCCTCATGTCCTCGACCCGATCCGTGCGAGCGGACTCACCGTGGAGTCCGGGAAAGGCGTGGACGACCGCATCCACGTGCCGTCCGAGGCGCTCACGCTCGCCGAGACGCCGGAATCCGTCCGCCGCTCTGACGTGGTCCTCGTGTGCACCAAGGCGGGTTCCTCCGCGGCCGCCACCGCCGAATTCGTGCCGTTCCTGCGTCCCGGAACCCTGGTGGTGGGCTTACAGAACGGCCTGCACTCGGCCGATTCCATCCGCGACGGCGTCGGCTCGAACCCCGTGATCGCCGGGGTCATCCCCTTCAACGTGGCCCGCACCGGGCCCGCCACCTACCGGCGGACCAGCACCGGTGAGATCCGGATCGCCGAACACCCCCTCGCCGCCCCGCTCCTCCGGGTGATGGAGGAGGCCGAACTCCAGGTGCGGGCGACCGACGACATCCAGGCGGTGCTCCACGGCAAGGTCCTGTTGAATCTCAACAACGCGGTCCAGGCGTTGTCCGGACTTCCTCTGCGGGACGAACTCGTCGATCGTGACCTGCGCAGATGCGTCGCGCTCTGCCAGCGTGAGGCGATCCGGGTCTTCACCGCGGCCGGGGTGGTGCCCCGGGTACCCATCGCCGTGCCGGCCGGCATGCTTCCGTTCGTCATGCGGCTGCCGACGCCGGTGTTCCGCACACTCGCCAGGACGATCATGCGGGTCGATGCGGACGGGACGTCGTCGATGAACGATGACCTGGTCCGCGGACGGCCGACCGAGATCGACATCCTCCAGGGAGAGGTCGTCCGGATGGGCCGGCGGCTCGGGGTCGCGACGCCCGCGTGCGCTCACATGGTCGAGTTGGTTCACGAGGCCGAGCGGGCAGGACCCGACCGACTCCGGTGGACGGGCGCGGCGCTGCTCGCGGAGTTGCAGCGGGCGCGGCGACGGGCACGACGGCTCGCGCGGATGCAGTTCAGATAG
- a CDS encoding MarR family transcriptional regulator, with the protein MATQFRPILLRLDLLVRRQNTQYALSRAQTSILYTLASHGRLRMSDLARLENVRVPTTSNSVNVVEGMGYVERVRDESDGRGVCVQLTDLGRARIDQVLEERDQDFAAHLSLLSSEHRESLSAAVPALNALLDAIDSTGTVH; encoded by the coding sequence TTGGCGACGCAGTTCCGACCCATCCTCCTCCGACTGGACCTGCTGGTACGGCGGCAGAACACCCAGTACGCGCTGAGCCGCGCACAGACCTCCATCCTCTACACGCTCGCCAGCCACGGACGGTTGCGGATGAGCGACCTCGCCCGGTTGGAGAACGTCAGGGTCCCCACCACCAGTAATTCGGTGAACGTGGTGGAGGGTATGGGCTACGTGGAGCGCGTGCGGGACGAGTCCGACGGCCGTGGCGTCTGCGTGCAACTCACCGACCTCGGACGGGCACGGATCGACCAGGTGCTCGAGGAGCGCGACCAGGACTTCGCCGCCCACCTGTCGCTCTTGTCCTCGGAACACCGGGAGTCGCTGTCCGCGGCGGTTCCCGCCCTCAACGCGCTGCTCGACGCCATCGACAGCACCGGAACCGTGCACTGA
- a CDS encoding Lrp/AsnC family transcriptional regulator produces the protein MITAIVFVHAETARIPEVAEEIAEIDGVSEVYSVTGTIDLIVLVRARRNEDVADIVSDRLNKVPGVVDTETHIAFRALSKHDLEAAFSLGYDE, from the coding sequence ATGATCACCGCCATCGTCTTCGTCCACGCCGAGACGGCGCGCATCCCCGAGGTCGCCGAAGAGATCGCCGAGATCGACGGCGTCTCCGAGGTGTACTCGGTCACGGGCACCATCGACCTCATCGTGCTGGTGCGGGCCCGCCGTAACGAGGACGTGGCCGACATCGTCTCCGACCGCCTCAACAAGGTCCCCGGTGTGGTGGACACCGAGACGCACATCGCCTTCCGCGCGCTGTCCAAGCACGACCTCGAGGCGGCATTCTCCCTGGGGTACGACGAGTAG
- a CDS encoding SDR family oxidoreductase, producing MGTVMITGASRGIGAATARALDADHELILVGRDADALASVARTCRSARVVTADLTTPEGVSAVADGVATLDGVIHCAGVAELGRIDETDAAQWRRAFEINVLAVVELTRVLLPVLRAVRGHVVVINSGAGTTAKPGWGSYSASKFALRAVTDTLRGEEPALRVTSIHPGRVDTDMQRAIVAAEGGAYDPSDHLTPDSVATAVRHALDSTPDAHPTEIVVRPRRH from the coding sequence ATGGGCACAGTCATGATCACCGGCGCCTCCCGTGGGATCGGCGCGGCCACGGCCAGGGCGCTCGACGCCGATCACGAGCTGATCCTGGTGGGCCGCGACGCCGACGCCCTGGCTTCCGTGGCACGCACCTGCCGGTCCGCCCGGGTGGTGACCGCGGACCTGACGACGCCCGAGGGCGTCTCGGCGGTGGCGGACGGCGTCGCCACTCTCGACGGGGTGATCCACTGTGCCGGGGTGGCCGAACTGGGGCGGATCGACGAGACCGATGCCGCCCAGTGGCGTCGCGCGTTCGAGATCAACGTCCTCGCCGTGGTCGAGCTCACCAGGGTGTTGCTCCCAGTCCTCCGCGCGGTCCGCGGCCACGTCGTCGTCATCAACTCCGGCGCGGGGACCACCGCCAAGCCGGGCTGGGGCTCCTACAGCGCCTCGAAGTTCGCACTCCGTGCCGTCACCGACACGCTCCGCGGCGAGGAGCCGGCCCTCCGTGTCACCTCGATCCATCCCGGCCGGGTGGACACGGACATGCAGAGGGCGATCGTCGCCGCCGAGGGCGGGGCGTACGATCCGTCGGACCACCTCACACCGGACTCCGTGGCGACCGCGGTGCGTCACGCGCTCGATTCGACACCCGACGCCCACCCGACCGAAATAGTGGTTCGACCTCGACGTCACTGA
- a CDS encoding ABC transporter ATP-binding protein, protein MASVTFENVSIVYPGAARRSVDRLDLEIADGEFLVLVGPSGCGKSTTLRALAGLEDVSAGRILIGDKDVTGMEPKDRDIAMVFQNYALYPHYTVRENMGFALKLAKASKKEIAERVDRAAEMLDLTAYLDRKPKELSGGQRQRVAMGRAIVRNPQVFLMDEPLSNLDAKLRVATRAQIAKLQRDLRTTMIYVTHDQVEAMTMGDRVAVLKDGVLQQVDTPRELYHNPVNAFVAGFIGSPSMNLFDAPVADGRVALEGFGEQVPAGTGATVTVGVRPEHLRIAGDGDGLRVTVDLVEELGADSYLHCSTGDGHPVVYRAESGDHPGKGETMFLAALDGEVRFFDVETGLRLR, encoded by the coding sequence ATGGCTTCGGTGACCTTCGAGAACGTGTCCATCGTCTATCCGGGCGCCGCACGGCGCAGTGTGGACCGGCTCGATCTGGAGATCGCCGACGGCGAGTTCCTGGTCCTGGTCGGCCCGTCCGGTTGCGGCAAGTCCACCACCCTCCGTGCGCTCGCCGGGTTGGAGGACGTCTCGGCCGGTCGCATCCTCATCGGCGACAAGGACGTGACCGGGATGGAGCCCAAGGACCGGGACATCGCGATGGTGTTCCAGAACTATGCGCTCTACCCGCACTACACGGTGCGCGAGAACATGGGTTTCGCGCTCAAGCTGGCCAAGGCGTCCAAGAAGGAGATCGCCGAGCGGGTGGACCGCGCCGCCGAGATGCTCGATCTCACGGCCTACCTCGACCGGAAGCCCAAGGAGCTCTCCGGCGGACAGCGTCAACGCGTCGCCATGGGCCGGGCGATCGTGCGCAACCCGCAGGTGTTCCTGATGGACGAGCCGCTGTCGAACCTGGACGCCAAGCTCCGGGTGGCCACCCGCGCCCAGATCGCCAAACTGCAGCGTGACCTGCGCACCACCATGATCTACGTGACCCACGACCAGGTCGAGGCCATGACGATGGGGGACCGGGTGGCGGTGCTCAAGGACGGTGTCCTGCAGCAGGTCGACACGCCTCGGGAGCTCTACCACAATCCGGTCAACGCCTTCGTCGCCGGTTTCATCGGATCGCCGTCGATGAACCTCTTCGACGCCCCCGTCGCCGACGGCAGGGTCGCCCTGGAGGGGTTCGGCGAGCAGGTCCCGGCCGGCACCGGGGCGACGGTCACGGTGGGGGTGCGGCCCGAACACCTGCGGATCGCCGGGGACGGGGACGGGTTGAGAGTCACCGTCGACCTCGTCGAGGAGTTGGGCGCGGACAGCTACCTGCACTGCTCCACGGGGGACGGCCACCCGGTGGTCTACCGGGCCGAGTCGGGCGACCACCCGGGGAAGGGCGAGACCATGTTCCTGGCCGCGCTCGACGGTGAGGTCCGCTTCTTCGATGTGGAGACCGGTCTGCGGCTGCGCTGA
- a CDS encoding alpha/beta fold hydrolase yields MDLYHQVTGSGPTIILMHGVCHRAHAWDPVVPLLADRYRVVVVDLPGHGRSADLPEAGDALEYMIDQLTELIAQLVPAGERPHVAGNSLGGFIALELGARGLVDSVTALSPAGFFRSEAEWRYTITVFRSLRRGAAKLGRHIPVVTERAAGRAVMMAAFCARPWRYPAEAAAIDGEAIVSNTVLDRADRGTFVFSAPVDEELPITIRWGRFDLVLPVRQVSLASRLFPQARVEISADGHVPMSDDPEGVAASIAATVERGLAHAGSAGRV; encoded by the coding sequence ATGGATTTGTATCACCAGGTGACCGGTTCCGGACCGACGATCATCCTCATGCACGGTGTCTGCCACCGTGCGCACGCGTGGGACCCGGTCGTTCCGCTGCTCGCGGACCGGTACCGAGTGGTCGTGGTGGACCTGCCCGGGCACGGGAGGTCAGCGGATCTGCCCGAGGCAGGTGACGCGCTCGAGTACATGATCGACCAACTGACAGAACTCATCGCCCAGCTCGTGCCCGCCGGGGAGCGCCCCCACGTCGCCGGGAACTCGCTCGGCGGATTCATCGCGCTCGAGTTGGGTGCCCGCGGCCTGGTGGACAGTGTCACCGCGCTCTCCCCGGCCGGCTTCTTCCGCTCCGAGGCCGAGTGGCGGTACACGATCACCGTCTTCCGGAGTCTGCGCCGGGGAGCCGCGAAGCTGGGACGGCACATCCCCGTCGTGACCGAGCGGGCCGCGGGCCGTGCGGTGATGATGGCGGCGTTCTGCGCCCGGCCGTGGCGGTATCCGGCGGAGGCGGCGGCGATCGACGGGGAGGCGATCGTCAGCAACACGGTGCTGGACCGCGCGGACCGCGGCACCTTCGTGTTCTCCGCGCCGGTCGACGAGGAGCTTCCGATCACCATCCGGTGGGGCCGGTTCGACCTGGTTCTCCCGGTCCGTCAGGTCTCCCTGGCGTCGAGGCTGTTCCCCCAGGCCAGAGTGGAGATCTCGGCGGACGGACACGTTCCGATGTCGGACGATCCGGAGGGCGTCGCCGCGTCGATCGCCGCGACGGTCGAGCGCGGGCTGGCGCATGCGGGGTCGGCGGGTCGGGTCTGA